The Rhizobium brockwellii genome window below encodes:
- the repB gene encoding plasmid partitioning protein RepB yields the protein MARKNPFANVMSDSPADNNRAVFDYTIRGASKSILNSIDEMAARADKLLEGETVIELDPDLVDASFVRDRIEEDEQEFNELLSAIRERGQDSPILVRPHPKDSERYMVVFGHRRLRAARALGRNVRAVVKDLKDSDHLVAQGQENSARANLSFFEKAMFASEIARLHFDGDNAIILSALSVDRATLSKMLAVASMPRELLDAVGAAKGIGRDRWYELKTLLERPSNLERARAFLGTEEFNAKTGDDRFNVMLTHIKASGRSGPSKQVRASKWISEDRSVAADLRSDGRTFTLALKAKDAVGFGDFLSENLTDLYKAYRGRNVQQGE from the coding sequence ATGGCTCGGAAAAACCCATTCGCGAATGTGATGAGCGACTCGCCGGCCGACAACAACCGGGCGGTGTTTGATTACACCATCCGGGGCGCTTCTAAGTCGATCCTGAATTCCATCGATGAGATGGCGGCCCGTGCAGACAAGCTGCTGGAGGGCGAGACTGTCATCGAATTGGACCCGGATCTAGTCGATGCATCATTCGTGCGCGATCGCATTGAGGAAGACGAACAGGAGTTTAACGAATTGCTTTCGGCAATTCGGGAGCGAGGGCAGGACAGCCCGATCCTGGTGAGGCCTCACCCCAAGGATTCCGAGCGCTATATGGTGGTGTTCGGGCATCGACGTCTTCGAGCGGCAAGGGCGCTCGGAAGAAACGTACGTGCAGTCGTCAAAGACCTAAAAGATAGCGATCATCTAGTCGCGCAGGGGCAAGAGAATTCGGCGCGCGCCAATCTGTCATTTTTTGAGAAGGCAATGTTCGCGAGTGAAATCGCGCGGCTTCACTTCGATGGTGACAACGCAATTATTCTCTCAGCACTCTCCGTGGACAGGGCGACCCTTTCGAAGATGCTGGCGGTGGCGAGCATGCCTCGCGAATTGCTGGATGCGGTCGGAGCAGCCAAGGGCATTGGACGTGACCGGTGGTATGAGCTGAAGACCCTGTTGGAGCGCCCCTCGAATTTGGAGAGGGCACGTGCTTTCCTCGGAACCGAGGAATTCAACGCGAAGACAGGCGACGATCGGTTTAACGTCATGCTGACGCATATCAAGGCATCCGGCCGATCAGGTCCATCGAAACAAGTTCGTGCGAGCAAATGGATTTCTGAAGATAGGTCCGTCGCCGCCGATCTACGGAGCGACGGACGAACTTTTACACTGGCGTTGAAGGCCAAGGATGCGGTTGGGTTTGGAGATTTCCTCTCCGAGAACCTGACGGATCTCTACAAGGCTTATCGAGGCCGAAACGTTCAACAAGGAGAGTAG
- the repC gene encoding plasmid replication protein RepC — translation MESGYVTTPFGRRPMSLGMLASQQLAETIEPGMKRSKWKLFRAICEARPALGVTDRALTVLDALLTFYPDDEISEEKGLIVFPSNAQLSLRARGMTPATLRRHLAVLVEAGLILRKDSPNGKRYARRDRAGAVGEAFGFSVAPLLARAAEIESLAARTVTDRELLRVTRERLTLCRRDISKLIMTALEEGVSGDWEGISAMFRTLLARIPRVATAEDLVPLLDEMGLLRAEIVNMLERRIKTQKIDANESQIEHHKQNSKPDSIYELEPSFETKQGEKAAADNNPNAGPLEEQRLKQQKPSVGMSNRAGGAADPGAGPGLKSFPLGLVLQACPSILDYGPGGSIGNWRDLMSAAVVVRSMLGVSPSAYEEACSGMGPENAATVIACILERGGHINSPGGYLRDLTRRTERGEFAIGPMLMALARANGPTARQAS, via the coding sequence ATGGAGAGTGGATATGTGACGACGCCCTTTGGGCGGCGGCCGATGTCGCTTGGCATGCTGGCAAGCCAGCAACTGGCCGAGACCATCGAGCCGGGAATGAAACGCAGCAAATGGAAGCTGTTCAGGGCGATCTGCGAAGCACGGCCGGCGCTTGGCGTCACCGATCGGGCGTTGACGGTGCTCGACGCGCTTCTGACCTTCTACCCTGACGACGAAATCTCCGAGGAAAAGGGACTGATTGTCTTCCCGTCGAATGCGCAGCTTTCGTTGCGCGCCCGCGGCATGACGCCGGCAACCCTCAGGCGGCATCTTGCCGTCCTGGTCGAGGCCGGCCTGATCCTGCGCAAGGACAGCCCGAATGGAAAGCGCTATGCGCGCCGCGACAGGGCAGGGGCCGTCGGCGAGGCCTTCGGCTTCAGTGTCGCACCGCTTCTGGCACGTGCTGCCGAGATCGAAAGCCTGGCCGCCCGGACCGTAACCGACCGGGAGCTGTTGCGAGTGACCAGGGAACGCCTGACGCTATGCCGGCGTGACATTTCCAAATTGATCATGACGGCACTCGAAGAAGGGGTTTCCGGTGATTGGGAAGGCATTTCGGCGATGTTTCGAACGCTTCTCGCCCGGATTCCACGCGTGGCGACAGCCGAAGATCTGGTACCGCTGCTCGATGAGATGGGGCTGCTGCGCGCAGAGATCGTCAACATGCTGGAAAGACGGATAAAAACACAAAAAATAGACGCCAATGAGTCTCAAATTGAGCATCACAAACAGAATTCAAAACCCGACTCCATTTATGAACTTGAACCAAGCTTCGAAACGAAGCAGGGCGAAAAGGCAGCGGCCGATAACAACCCGAACGCCGGGCCGCTGGAGGAGCAAAGATTGAAACAGCAAAAGCCTTCCGTCGGGATGAGCAACAGGGCGGGAGGCGCGGCCGATCCGGGCGCCGGACCAGGCCTGAAATCCTTCCCGCTCGGCCTCGTCCTCCAAGCCTGCCCCAGTATTCTCGACTATGGGCCCGGCGGAAGCATCGGCAATTGGCGAGACCTGATGTCGGCTGCCGTCGTCGTGCGCTCGATGCTCGGCGTCAGTCCCTCGGCCTATGAGGAAGCCTGCTCGGGCATGGGGCCGGAAAACGCCGCCACCGTGATCGCCTGCATCCTGGAGAGGGGAGGGCACATCAACTCACCCGGCGGTTATCTCAGAGATCTGACCCGAAGGACCGAAAGAGGCGAGTTTGCAATCGGACCGATGCTGATGGCGCTCGCGCGGGCGAATGGGCCGACGGCGAGGCAGGCCAGCTGA
- a CDS encoding trehalase-like domain-containing protein → MCWPDFDSPTIFAALLEPERGGMFQLAPELADARVTQQYLPDTKVLLTR, encoded by the coding sequence CTGTGCTGGCCCGATTTCGACAGTCCGACGATTTTTGCGGCGCTGCTCGAACCGGAGCGTGGTGGCATGTTTCAGCTTGCTCCGGAGCTTGCAGATGCCCGCGTGACGCAACAGTACCTTCCGGATACAAAGGTATTGCTCACACGTTGA
- a CDS encoding DUF1127 domain-containing protein — protein MNVARSFNNWRKFRQTVTELGRMSSRELQDLGIDRADIRSVARASIAR, from the coding sequence ATGAACGTAGCACGCTCTTTCAACAACTGGCGCAAGTTCCGTCAGACGGTCACCGAACTCGGACGCATGTCCAGCCGTGAACTGCAGGACCTCGGCATCGATCGGGCAGACATTCGCAGCGTTGCCCGCGCCTCGATCGCGCGCTAA
- a CDS encoding SMI1/KNR4 family protein encodes MLGRLLHGYQLPGANLSEIEACETSLLIILPEDYKAFLRISNGFNDEVGQGYLVLWSVAELAKADGYQLLEFQVDRFLIGSNSGPTAYGIISGSYISIPFVFAGAWSEEVRVLGRTFDEFIEAVEAGEGS; translated from the coding sequence ATGCTGGGAAGGTTGCTGCATGGATATCAATTGCCTGGCGCCAATTTGTCGGAGATCGAGGCATGTGAGACTTCGCTCTTGATCATCTTGCCGGAAGACTACAAGGCGTTTTTGCGCATCTCGAATGGATTCAACGATGAAGTCGGTCAAGGATATCTCGTTCTGTGGAGTGTCGCGGAACTTGCCAAGGCCGACGGTTATCAACTCCTCGAGTTTCAGGTCGACCGGTTCTTGATTGGTTCGAATAGCGGCCCGACCGCTTATGGGATAATCAGCGGAAGTTACATCTCCATTCCGTTTGTCTTTGCCGGCGCGTGGTCGGAAGAGGTCCGCGTGCTAGGACGAACATTCGATGAGTTCATCGAAGCCGTTGAGGCGGGCGAAGGCTCGTAG
- a CDS encoding helix-turn-helix domain-containing protein, which translates to MAAVMQSYFVYMPDNRLCAAWGCTAISTGYTEIGSNSDYPPSRHPNDHHFSWSRGRILSAYQIVQISAGSGRLEFGPSRRQVAIAGGSIFLLFPGVWHRFAPDRRAGWVEHWIECRGSAFDFACDAGLLRPEQPVHASSSEIADVFASIHALAQDDCLRNQPLLSTLGLQLLALLCRPADLNSNAADRLVDRARMILMERCGQPLSVEQLADELGVSYPYFRRLFREQTGMSAKQYQMRVRLQRAIDLLVNTDKSIKEIAGLLGFHSAFHFSTQFRQLIGSSPTDFRAAKRS; encoded by the coding sequence TTGGCCGCCGTCATGCAAAGTTACTTCGTCTACATGCCCGACAATCGCCTCTGCGCCGCATGGGGCTGTACGGCCATCTCCACCGGGTATACAGAGATCGGATCGAATTCCGACTACCCGCCGAGCCGTCATCCCAACGACCACCATTTCAGCTGGTCGCGTGGCCGGATCCTGAGCGCCTATCAGATCGTCCAGATCAGCGCCGGCAGCGGCCGGCTGGAATTCGGACCATCGCGTCGGCAAGTTGCCATCGCCGGCGGCTCGATTTTCCTGCTTTTTCCCGGCGTATGGCACCGTTTTGCGCCAGATCGTCGGGCCGGTTGGGTTGAGCACTGGATCGAATGCCGGGGGAGCGCCTTCGATTTTGCCTGCGATGCAGGTCTGTTGCGCCCTGAGCAGCCTGTCCACGCCAGCAGCTCCGAAATTGCCGATGTATTCGCGTCAATTCACGCGTTGGCGCAGGACGATTGCCTGCGCAATCAGCCGCTGCTGTCGACCCTTGGACTTCAGCTGCTCGCCCTTTTATGCCGCCCAGCCGATCTCAATAGCAACGCTGCCGACAGGCTCGTTGATCGTGCACGGATGATTCTCATGGAACGCTGCGGCCAGCCTCTGTCCGTTGAGCAGCTTGCCGACGAACTTGGCGTCAGCTATCCCTATTTCCGGCGTCTTTTTCGCGAGCAGACTGGCATGTCGGCCAAGCAGTATCAGATGAGGGTACGCCTCCAGCGGGCCATCGACCTTCTGGTGAACACAGACAAATCGATCAAGGAGATCGCCGGTCTCCTGGGTTTTCACTCGGCGTTCCATTTTTCGACCCAGTTCCGGCAACTGATCGGCTCGAGCCCAACAGATTTCAGGGCGGCTAAACGCTCGTAA
- a CDS encoding sugar ABC transporter substrate-binding protein, translated as MKNQATLLVVAACLAASASYAEDFHGFDPAKFDGKMLSTENLKAMVVDATKATPPRNGKSYSIGFANLQRDIAFGVLVEKGIQENADAAGVDLVIADNRLDGPTALANAKSFAERKVDYVIEFQTDANFGQTVMDVFKPDGTKVTAIDIPMPGASFFGVNNPKSGFMGGSYLATAAAKKFGADVVKTGYLVIGALPQSGVIPRMRTDGQRAGFMALTKDFPADHIIEIDTKNTLQESFAQMNNVIGRIPPGAPILIIAINDQATMGMLQAVRAAGRVDQAIAVGNGADEAEALATDPNLVAATGSFPGSYGNYLIPIALSALAGKPVPEATFVTHQMVTKANICKFYKEFACAGEADGYVFPEAEFSTYLADLKKQDWLKGYEAILPQQ; from the coding sequence ATGAAAAATCAAGCCACACTGCTGGTGGTTGCCGCGTGCCTTGCGGCTTCCGCTTCTTATGCCGAGGACTTTCACGGGTTCGATCCGGCGAAGTTCGACGGCAAGATGCTATCGACCGAAAATCTGAAGGCGATGGTGGTCGATGCGACCAAGGCAACGCCACCGAGAAACGGAAAGAGTTACAGTATCGGATTCGCGAACCTGCAGCGCGACATCGCCTTCGGCGTGCTCGTCGAAAAGGGGATCCAGGAAAATGCCGATGCTGCCGGCGTCGACCTCGTGATTGCGGATAACCGCCTCGACGGGCCGACTGCGCTCGCCAATGCCAAATCCTTTGCAGAGCGCAAGGTTGACTACGTCATCGAATTTCAGACGGACGCCAATTTCGGGCAGACGGTGATGGATGTGTTCAAACCGGATGGCACAAAGGTCACTGCGATCGACATCCCGATGCCGGGCGCGAGCTTCTTCGGGGTCAACAACCCGAAATCTGGCTTCATGGGTGGGTCCTATCTCGCAACGGCGGCTGCAAAGAAATTCGGCGCCGATGTCGTGAAGACCGGTTATCTGGTCATCGGCGCTTTACCGCAGTCGGGCGTCATCCCGCGCATGCGCACGGATGGGCAGCGGGCCGGCTTTATGGCGCTGACCAAGGATTTCCCCGCCGATCATATCATCGAGATCGATACCAAGAACACGCTGCAGGAATCTTTTGCGCAGATGAACAATGTCATCGGTCGCATTCCGCCCGGCGCGCCGATCCTCATCATTGCCATCAACGATCAGGCAACGATGGGGATGCTGCAGGCCGTGCGGGCTGCCGGTCGCGTCGATCAGGCAATTGCGGTTGGCAATGGGGCAGATGAGGCTGAGGCGCTCGCCACCGATCCGAACCTGGTTGCTGCGACCGGTTCATTCCCCGGCAGCTACGGCAATTATCTAATTCCAATCGCGCTCTCCGCACTTGCCGGAAAGCCGGTTCCGGAGGCGACCTTCGTGACGCACCAAATGGTCACCAAGGCCAATATCTGCAAGTTCTACAAGGAGTTTGCCTGCGCCGGCGAGGCGGATGGATACGTGTTTCCGGAAGCGGAATTTTCAACCTACCTCGCAGACCTGAAGAAGCAGGATTGGCTGAAGGGCTATGAGGCCATTCTCCCTCAGCAATGA
- a CDS encoding sugar ABC transporter ATP-binding protein: MTVHSTEGSRNRRLQIANVSKAFAGVTVLKNVSLSADAGEIVALLGANGAGKSTLMKILSGVYTLDTGQIRIDDTPRNISTPRDAVAAGIRLMPQELSVHPDLSVAENIALGSMPKRRFLGIPMIDQVAVDAQARALLKRLRLDHIEPGRRMGSLPLSEQRIVEIARALAGKARILIMDEPTASLSEADADNLFDVIEALKAQGVTIIYISHYLDEVFRLSDRIVVLRDGEVRGQFETRDTSRDAILTAMLGSELGDLYPVKSKVLQGAKTVLSVDGLSLPGWLDGVALTVRRGEVFGVFGLIGSGAEKIGRAIYGAEPAAHAEAILLNDVDIGLSGPRKRVRSGIGFVAAERKRQGLIGNLSVRTNTTLPYLGLFTLSGVVDQKREDDSTREWIKTLRVKTSGPDQEIRLLSGGNQQKICLARWLLGNPDVLILEEPTRGVDLGARREIYMEIRRLAEAGLAILIVSSDAEEVAGLADRCLVLEDGKVVAELGQDATATDLMQAAEPRAALRDTNELEKT; this comes from the coding sequence ATGACCGTCCATAGCACCGAAGGGAGCCGCAATCGGCGGCTCCAGATCGCCAATGTCAGCAAAGCATTTGCCGGCGTGACGGTACTGAAGAACGTGTCGCTTTCTGCCGATGCGGGTGAGATCGTGGCGCTTCTTGGCGCCAATGGCGCAGGTAAGTCTACGCTCATGAAAATCCTCTCCGGTGTCTACACGCTGGACACCGGACAGATTAGAATTGACGACACGCCCAGGAATATCTCCACGCCTCGGGATGCCGTTGCGGCCGGCATCCGGCTGATGCCACAGGAGCTTTCCGTACATCCGGACCTTTCGGTCGCCGAAAACATCGCGCTTGGCTCCATGCCGAAGCGCCGCTTTTTGGGTATTCCGATGATCGATCAGGTGGCCGTCGACGCACAGGCGCGGGCGCTCCTGAAGCGATTGCGGCTCGACCATATCGAGCCCGGCCGGCGCATGGGCTCGCTGCCATTGTCCGAACAGCGCATTGTCGAAATCGCCCGCGCGCTGGCCGGCAAGGCGCGGATCCTGATCATGGACGAGCCGACGGCGTCGCTGAGTGAGGCAGATGCCGACAATCTGTTCGATGTCATCGAGGCCCTGAAAGCCCAAGGCGTCACCATCATCTATATTTCGCATTATCTGGACGAGGTCTTCCGGCTAAGCGACCGTATTGTTGTCTTGCGTGACGGCGAGGTCCGAGGTCAGTTCGAAACCCGTGACACCAGTCGCGACGCAATTCTGACGGCGATGCTCGGCAGCGAACTCGGCGACCTCTACCCCGTAAAATCGAAAGTGCTTCAGGGCGCAAAGACCGTCCTGTCGGTCGATGGACTGTCACTTCCTGGATGGCTCGACGGCGTGGCATTGACCGTGCGACGCGGTGAGGTTTTCGGCGTCTTTGGCCTTATCGGCTCCGGCGCCGAGAAGATAGGCCGGGCAATCTATGGCGCCGAGCCTGCCGCCCATGCCGAGGCCATTCTGCTGAACGATGTGGACATTGGTCTCTCTGGGCCGCGAAAGAGAGTGCGTAGCGGCATCGGGTTCGTGGCCGCGGAGCGAAAGCGCCAGGGCCTGATTGGCAATTTGTCGGTGCGAACCAACACGACACTGCCTTACCTCGGACTGTTCACGCTATCCGGCGTTGTCGACCAAAAGCGGGAAGACGACAGCACCCGTGAATGGATCAAAACCCTGCGGGTCAAGACCTCAGGTCCGGACCAAGAGATCCGCCTTCTGTCCGGCGGCAATCAGCAAAAGATCTGCCTTGCGCGTTGGCTGCTCGGAAACCCGGATGTTCTGATCCTCGAAGAGCCGACACGCGGGGTCGATCTTGGTGCCCGGCGCGAGATCTACATGGAAATCCGCCGGCTGGCGGAGGCGGGGCTGGCGATCCTGATCGTCTCCTCGGATGCGGAAGAGGTGGCGGGGCTCGCAGATCGCTGCCTCGTACTCGAGGATGGCAAGGTCGTCGCCGAGCTTGGGCAGGACGCAACCGCGACGGACCTGATGCAGGCAGCCGAGCCGCGGGCAGCCCTCCGCGATACGAATGAACTGGAGAAAACATGA
- a CDS encoding ABC transporter permease translates to MTNSSSIPSASESSKRSANSLSDLLGRPAAGIVLLLVFYALLLIAFSVFSPYFLTLSNLSNIGTNMAFIGLMAAAGTPLIIGGGLDLSVAAVAGLAGVIVALMHAKGINIWAGCVTALIIGCAVGVLNGFIVTRLKLNPLIATLGTMSIFSGLSMVLTGGLSKPLFIPAFNWLGSGRLFGIPFPIILMLLVFVALWLILSKTPFGRFAYASGGNPEASSLLGVPVERTQMVLYVVSGLSGAAAGIILAAMLGAAAPNAAGQHLLTIIAAIILGGTSLFGGRGSVWGTLIAVLILGTLNNGLTLMNVSSFWQDVTRGVVLLMAVGLDQLRVRLQS, encoded by the coding sequence ATGACCAACTCGTCTTCCATTCCCTCAGCGTCGGAATCGTCGAAGAGGTCGGCAAATTCACTCAGCGACCTTCTTGGCCGCCCGGCCGCCGGCATCGTTCTTTTGCTGGTGTTCTACGCCCTGCTGCTGATCGCCTTTTCGGTTTTCTCCCCCTATTTCCTGACGCTGAGCAACCTGTCCAACATCGGCACCAATATGGCCTTCATCGGGCTGATGGCAGCCGCGGGCACGCCGCTGATCATCGGCGGAGGGCTCGATCTGTCCGTCGCCGCCGTCGCCGGTCTTGCTGGCGTTATCGTGGCGCTGATGCATGCCAAGGGAATCAATATCTGGGCGGGCTGCGTCACCGCTCTCATCATCGGCTGCGCGGTCGGCGTCCTGAACGGCTTTATCGTCACCCGGCTGAAACTCAATCCGCTCATCGCCACGCTCGGCACAATGAGCATCTTTTCCGGTCTCTCCATGGTGCTGACCGGCGGCCTTTCGAAGCCGCTCTTCATTCCGGCTTTCAACTGGCTCGGGTCAGGGCGCCTCTTTGGTATCCCGTTTCCAATCATCCTGATGCTGTTGGTCTTCGTCGCACTTTGGCTGATCCTGTCGAAGACACCGTTCGGACGCTTCGCCTATGCGAGCGGCGGCAATCCGGAAGCAAGCAGCCTGCTTGGCGTGCCCGTCGAGCGGACCCAGATGGTGCTCTATGTCGTCTCCGGCCTTTCGGGGGCGGCAGCTGGCATCATCCTTGCAGCAATGCTCGGCGCCGCAGCACCCAACGCCGCGGGCCAGCACCTGCTCACCATCATCGCCGCCATCATCCTTGGTGGCACCAGCCTCTTTGGTGGACGAGGCAGCGTCTGGGGCACGCTGATTGCCGTTTTGATCCTTGGCACGCTGAACAACGGCCTGACGCTGATGAACGTGTCCTCCTTCTGGCAGGACGTGACTCGAGGCGTCGTCCTTCTAATGGCCGTCGGCCTCGATCAGCTTCGCGTGCGCCTGCAGAGCTGA
- a CDS encoding arabinose isomerase: protein MSERPLKAGLFGIGLEAYWSQFNGLEARLRGYVDTVEAKLARPGVEVVNLGLIDTPEKAIEAGHQFRQADVDIIFLYITTYALSSTVLPVVRRAKVPVIILNLQPTAAIDYATFNALGDRTAMTGDWLAHCSACPVPEIANVFRRAGISFHQVTGVLTGDPVVENEINGWIEAARVAHVMAHNRLGVLGRYYNGMLDIYSDLTAQAAAFGTHIEVLEIDELAQLRRDVSEEDVSTCLATIIAEFDVQPDCDPKELARAAKTAVALRQLVDKKSLGSLAYYYESQPGHEYEDIITSVIVGCSILTASGVPVAGEYEIKNAQAMKIMDSFGAGGSFTEYYAMDFAADVVLMGHDGPGHTKIAQGRTKIRPLSIFHGKVGSGVSVEMSVQHGPVTLLSIVEDAGKIRLLCAEGASVAGPILEIGNTNSRYRFPLGARRFVEAWNAQGPAHHCAVGVGHIAGRIEKLGKLLDLDVVKVC, encoded by the coding sequence ATGTCTGAACGCCCCTTGAAGGCCGGCCTTTTCGGTATCGGTCTGGAGGCCTATTGGTCGCAATTCAACGGCCTGGAAGCGCGGTTGCGCGGCTATGTCGATACCGTCGAGGCAAAGCTTGCGCGCCCAGGCGTCGAGGTCGTCAACCTCGGGCTGATCGACACGCCCGAAAAGGCTATCGAGGCCGGTCACCAGTTTCGCCAAGCCGATGTCGATATCATCTTTCTCTACATCACCACCTATGCGTTGTCGTCGACGGTTCTTCCAGTGGTCCGTCGCGCCAAGGTTCCGGTGATCATCCTCAATCTGCAGCCGACCGCAGCCATCGACTATGCCACTTTCAATGCCCTCGGCGATCGGACAGCGATGACTGGCGACTGGCTGGCGCATTGCTCTGCCTGCCCCGTCCCAGAGATCGCCAATGTCTTCCGTCGGGCGGGCATCAGCTTTCACCAGGTGACTGGCGTTCTCACCGGCGATCCCGTCGTCGAAAACGAGATCAACGGCTGGATCGAGGCCGCCCGCGTCGCGCATGTGATGGCGCATAACCGGCTCGGCGTCTTGGGCCGCTACTACAACGGCATGCTGGATATCTATTCAGACCTCACCGCGCAGGCAGCGGCCTTCGGCACCCATATCGAGGTGCTGGAAATCGACGAACTGGCGCAGTTGCGGCGTGATGTGAGCGAAGAAGACGTCTCCACCTGCTTGGCGACGATCATCGCCGAATTCGATGTCCAGCCGGATTGCGACCCCAAGGAACTGGCCCGTGCGGCCAAGACAGCCGTGGCGCTTCGTCAGCTGGTCGACAAGAAATCGCTCGGCTCACTTGCCTATTACTACGAATCCCAGCCCGGCCACGAATATGAGGATATCATCACCTCGGTCATCGTCGGCTGTTCGATATTGACGGCCAGCGGCGTGCCGGTTGCGGGCGAATATGAGATCAAGAACGCCCAGGCGATGAAAATCATGGACAGCTTCGGCGCTGGCGGCTCATTCACCGAGTATTATGCCATGGATTTCGCCGCGGATGTCGTGCTGATGGGGCATGACGGGCCGGGGCATACGAAAATTGCTCAGGGGCGTACGAAGATCCGGCCCCTCAGCATCTTTCACGGCAAGGTCGGCTCCGGCGTCAGCGTTGAAATGTCGGTTCAGCACGGACCGGTGACGCTGCTCTCTATCGTCGAAGACGCCGGCAAAATCAGGCTGCTCTGCGCCGAAGGCGCCTCTGTGGCGGGCCCGATCCTCGAAATCGGCAACACCAACAGCCGTTATCGATTTCCACTTGGAGCCCGGCGCTTTGTTGAGGCGTGGAACGCACAGGGACCCGCCCACCATTGCGCAGTTGGCGTCGGACACATTGCCGGGCGCATCGAGAAGCTTGGAAAACTCCTGGATCTGGACGTCGTAAAAGTCTGCTGA
- a CDS encoding helix-turn-helix domain-containing protein yields the protein MNVKTANAIDSYVGARIRMRRQLLGMSQERLGEQIGVTFQQVQKYEKGINRIGASRLQRIAEVLQTSPSFFFEQENSESLTLQGLDLSANMDPVAEFLRTKEGLVLNRAFLKIADSNIRETVIALVKAMAQAEGDGLTLGTSKADITHPLGE from the coding sequence ATGAATGTCAAGACAGCGAATGCAATAGACAGCTATGTCGGAGCGCGCATCAGAATGCGCCGGCAGTTGCTCGGGATGAGCCAGGAACGGCTTGGCGAGCAGATCGGGGTGACCTTTCAGCAGGTTCAGAAGTACGAGAAGGGCATCAATCGCATCGGCGCCAGCCGGCTGCAGCGGATCGCCGAGGTGCTTCAGACGTCGCCAAGCTTCTTCTTCGAGCAGGAGAATTCCGAGTCGTTGACGCTGCAAGGACTGGATCTATCCGCGAATATGGACCCGGTCGCTGAATTCCTGCGAACGAAAGAGGGATTGGTGCTCAATCGCGCCTTTCTAAAGATCGCCGACAGCAATATCCGCGAAACGGTCATCGCGCTGGTGAAGGCGATGGCGCAGGCGGAAGGCGATGGTCTGACATTGGGGACCTCCAAAGCGGATATCACTCATCCGCTCGGAGAGTAA